One Brassica napus cultivar Da-Ae chromosome C4, Da-Ae, whole genome shotgun sequence genomic region harbors:
- the LOC106379647 gene encoding uncharacterized protein LOC106379647 isoform X1 codes for MRTTISSVSSRSSPRSSITTSCRVFQSIQHLPLHSNFVHLLIESLYTQVHFGKIMFQVFLGENYYTDRTLKQTVDVLRRRDKTLQSQIHSLKAEIDDFQTEASFFANTSSEAAEFLRLEKSIKKKKKILELCFSQYAEESELDVVNGLGDKTNGNRIGYEEFVLEKPQYLKKEDQSRGGIPQQNAETLRDFQATSRGKASSSVVGPQKIESPIQKLESKFDTNKAFTGSIVEHTHNLETNTLGKMQPSGSQPSKPVSRFKAQRR; via the exons ATGAGAACGACAATCTCATCAGTCTCGTCAAGAAGCTCCCCGAGAAGCTCCATCACAACATCATGTCGAGTTTTTCAATCCATTCAACACCTTCCTTTACATTCGAATTTCGTACACCTTTTGATTGAATCTTTGTATACACAGGTTCACTTCGGTAAAATTATGTTCCAG GTGTTTTTGGGAGAGAACTACTATACGGACAGAACATTAAAGCAGACAGTTGATGTTTTGAGGAGAAGAGACAAGACTTTACAGTCTCAGATTCATTCACTTAAAGCTGAGATTGATGACTTTCAAACGGAGGCTTCGTTCTTTGCTAATACTTCTTCAGAAGCAGCG GAGTTCTTGAGATTAGAGAAGAGtatcaaaaagaagaagaagattttggAACTGTGTTTCAGCCAGTATGCGGAGGAGAGCGAGCTTGATGTTGTGAATGGTCTTGGAGATAAAACAAACGGCAATAGGATTGGATATGAGGAATTTGTTCTTGAAAAGCCACAATATCTCAAAAAAG AGGATCAATCACGTGGCGGAATCCCCCAGCAAAACGCTGAAACATTGAGAGACTTTCAAGCGACCTCCAGAGGAAAAGCAAGTTCCAGTGTTGTAGGTCCACAAAAGATTGAG TCACCTATACAGAAACTGGAGTCCAAATTTGATACTAACAAG GCTTTTACTGGATCGATCGTAGAGCACACTCATAATCTAGAAACGAACACACTCGGCAAAATGCAG CCTTCAGGGTCTCAGCCATCAAAACCGGTTTCAAGATTCAAGGCACAGAGAAGGTAG
- the LOC106379647 gene encoding uncharacterized protein LOC106379647 isoform X3: MFQVFLGENYYTDRTLKQTVDVLRRRDKTLQSQIHSLKAEIDDFQTEASFFANTSSEAAEFLRLEKSIKKKKKILELCFSQYAEESELDVVNGLGDKTNGNRIGYEEFVLEKPQYLKKEDQSRGGIPQQNAETLRDFQATSRGKASSSVVGPQKIESPIQKLESKFDTNKAFTGSIVEHTHNLETNTLGKMQPSGSQPSKPVSRFKAQRR; encoded by the exons ATGTTCCAG GTGTTTTTGGGAGAGAACTACTATACGGACAGAACATTAAAGCAGACAGTTGATGTTTTGAGGAGAAGAGACAAGACTTTACAGTCTCAGATTCATTCACTTAAAGCTGAGATTGATGACTTTCAAACGGAGGCTTCGTTCTTTGCTAATACTTCTTCAGAAGCAGCG GAGTTCTTGAGATTAGAGAAGAGtatcaaaaagaagaagaagattttggAACTGTGTTTCAGCCAGTATGCGGAGGAGAGCGAGCTTGATGTTGTGAATGGTCTTGGAGATAAAACAAACGGCAATAGGATTGGATATGAGGAATTTGTTCTTGAAAAGCCACAATATCTCAAAAAAG AGGATCAATCACGTGGCGGAATCCCCCAGCAAAACGCTGAAACATTGAGAGACTTTCAAGCGACCTCCAGAGGAAAAGCAAGTTCCAGTGTTGTAGGTCCACAAAAGATTGAG TCACCTATACAGAAACTGGAGTCCAAATTTGATACTAACAAG GCTTTTACTGGATCGATCGTAGAGCACACTCATAATCTAGAAACGAACACACTCGGCAAAATGCAG CCTTCAGGGTCTCAGCCATCAAAACCGGTTTCAAGATTCAAGGCACAGAGAAGGTAG
- the LOC106379647 gene encoding uncharacterized protein LOC106379647 isoform X4: MTFKRRLRSLLILLQKQRKEFLRLEKSIKKKKKILELCFSQYAEESELDVVNGLGDKTNGNRIGYEEFVLEKPQYLKKEDQSRGGIPQQNAETLRDFQATSRGKASSSVVGPQKIESPIQKLESKFDTNKAFTGSIVEHTHNLETNTLGKMQPSGSQPSKPVSRFKAQRR, encoded by the exons ATGACTTTCAAACGGAGGCTTCGTTCTTTGCTAATACTTCTTCAGAAGCAGCG AAAGGAGTTCTTGAGATTAGAGAAGAGtatcaaaaagaagaagaagattttggAACTGTGTTTCAGCCAGTATGCGGAGGAGAGCGAGCTTGATGTTGTGAATGGTCTTGGAGATAAAACAAACGGCAATAGGATTGGATATGAGGAATTTGTTCTTGAAAAGCCACAATATCTCAAAAAAG AGGATCAATCACGTGGCGGAATCCCCCAGCAAAACGCTGAAACATTGAGAGACTTTCAAGCGACCTCCAGAGGAAAAGCAAGTTCCAGTGTTGTAGGTCCACAAAAGATTGAG TCACCTATACAGAAACTGGAGTCCAAATTTGATACTAACAAG GCTTTTACTGGATCGATCGTAGAGCACACTCATAATCTAGAAACGAACACACTCGGCAAAATGCAG CCTTCAGGGTCTCAGCCATCAAAACCGGTTTCAAGATTCAAGGCACAGAGAAGGTAG
- the LOC106379647 gene encoding uncharacterized protein LOC106379647 isoform X2 translates to MRTTISSVSSRSSPRSSITTSCRVFQSIQHLPLHSNFVHLLIESLYTQVHFGKIMFQVFLGENYYTDRTLKQTVDVLRRRDKTLQSQIHSLKAEIDDFQTEASFFANTSSEAAEFLRLEKSIKKKKKILELCFSQYAEESELDVVNGLGDKTNGNRIGYEEFVLEKPQYLKKEDQSRGGIPQQNAETLRDFQATSRGKASSSVVGPQKIESPIQKLESKFDTNKCRLLLDRS, encoded by the exons ATGAGAACGACAATCTCATCAGTCTCGTCAAGAAGCTCCCCGAGAAGCTCCATCACAACATCATGTCGAGTTTTTCAATCCATTCAACACCTTCCTTTACATTCGAATTTCGTACACCTTTTGATTGAATCTTTGTATACACAGGTTCACTTCGGTAAAATTATGTTCCAG GTGTTTTTGGGAGAGAACTACTATACGGACAGAACATTAAAGCAGACAGTTGATGTTTTGAGGAGAAGAGACAAGACTTTACAGTCTCAGATTCATTCACTTAAAGCTGAGATTGATGACTTTCAAACGGAGGCTTCGTTCTTTGCTAATACTTCTTCAGAAGCAGCG GAGTTCTTGAGATTAGAGAAGAGtatcaaaaagaagaagaagattttggAACTGTGTTTCAGCCAGTATGCGGAGGAGAGCGAGCTTGATGTTGTGAATGGTCTTGGAGATAAAACAAACGGCAATAGGATTGGATATGAGGAATTTGTTCTTGAAAAGCCACAATATCTCAAAAAAG AGGATCAATCACGTGGCGGAATCCCCCAGCAAAACGCTGAAACATTGAGAGACTTTCAAGCGACCTCCAGAGGAAAAGCAAGTTCCAGTGTTGTAGGTCCACAAAAGATTGAG TCACCTATACAGAAACTGGAGTCCAAATTTGATACTAACAAG TGTAGGCTTTTACTGGATCGATCGTAG